A single Corynebacterium stationis DNA region contains:
- a CDS encoding FtsW/RodA/SpoVE family cell cycle protein → MTATKPVAPMGNAPRPKAKQGWLAGIKEYLDSRAGLDYLMLRIIIFLLIGIGVIMVFSSSMATSYVQSTGVWADAIRQTLMVCLGLFMFWLALRLRPSLVRKLVPWVLLLSFVLLIAVLIPGIGTGREEVGSQSWIIIGPASIQPSELARVAIGLYGATALADKVHKGFGLKDPFTLYSLIAAAMMGLIMAQGDVGMAASFAVVVIFTLFFAGVNWIAIALIGALGVVATIALFVGGGFRSHRFHTYFDALRGNFLDTQGTGFQSYQGYLSLADGGLTGVGIGQSRAKWFYLPEAKNDYIFAIVGEELGLLGGALVILLFALLGFFGIRTALRAQSQFQALMAATLTAGVVGQAFFNIGYVVGLLPMTGVQLPMISAGGTSAIITIASMGLLANVARHEPMQISAMQNYGRPLFDRIFNIPEPDPIDGAAKPGRHGAASRRAASRTTAQLTAERASETGAGRNTEREVLQRSHNRRAAADGTEQHRVDGRRAGYNRDNVRYTEGRRGDTRRARDAEREKRFGQAVTDNRRPREKR, encoded by the coding sequence ATGACGGCCACAAAGCCAGTTGCACCCATGGGAAATGCCCCGCGGCCGAAAGCAAAACAGGGCTGGTTAGCTGGCATTAAAGAATATCTTGACTCGCGCGCCGGCTTAGATTATTTGATGCTGCGCATAATTATCTTTCTGCTCATTGGCATCGGTGTCATCATGGTATTTTCTTCCTCGATGGCGACCTCTTATGTCCAGTCCACCGGCGTGTGGGCTGATGCAATCCGCCAAACTTTGATGGTGTGCCTGGGGCTGTTCATGTTTTGGCTAGCACTGCGCCTGCGCCCATCGTTGGTGCGCAAGCTGGTGCCGTGGGTATTGCTCTTATCCTTTGTCTTGCTCATTGCCGTGCTGATTCCTGGTATTGGTACCGGACGTGAAGAAGTCGGTTCGCAGTCCTGGATCATTATTGGTCCAGCTAGTATCCAACCTTCAGAGCTTGCCCGCGTAGCTATTGGCCTTTACGGCGCGACAGCTTTGGCCGATAAAGTGCATAAAGGCTTTGGCCTTAAAGACCCTTTCACCTTGTACTCGCTGATCGCAGCGGCCATGATGGGTCTGATCATGGCCCAAGGTGACGTCGGCATGGCAGCATCATTTGCCGTCGTGGTTATTTTCACGTTGTTTTTCGCCGGCGTTAACTGGATCGCCATCGCTTTAATTGGTGCTCTCGGCGTTGTAGCCACCATTGCACTGTTTGTTGGCGGCGGCTTCCGCTCGCACCGTTTCCACACTTACTTCGATGCCCTACGCGGAAACTTTCTTGATACCCAAGGCACAGGTTTTCAGTCCTACCAGGGTTATCTCTCCTTGGCAGACGGTGGCTTAACAGGCGTCGGTATTGGCCAATCGCGTGCGAAATGGTTCTACCTCCCCGAAGCTAAAAATGACTACATCTTCGCCATCGTGGGCGAAGAGCTCGGCCTGTTGGGCGGCGCGTTAGTCATCTTGCTTTTCGCTTTGCTTGGCTTCTTCGGAATTCGGACGGCACTGCGGGCACAGAGCCAATTCCAGGCACTCATGGCCGCCACACTGACGGCAGGTGTGGTTGGCCAGGCCTTCTTTAACATCGGCTATGTAGTTGGGCTGTTGCCGATGACCGGTGTGCAGCTGCCGATGATTTCTGCAGGTGGTACTTCAGCGATTATCACCATTGCGTCGATGGGCTTGTTGGCAAATGTAGCCAGGCATGAGCCAATGCAAATCTCGGCGATGCAAAACTATGGCCGGCCACTTTTTGACCGCATCTTTAATATTCCAGAGCCGGATCCCATTGACGGGGCCGCAAAACCAGGACGCCATGGTGCCGCAAGCCGTCGCGCGGCAAGCCGAACCACTGCGCAATTAACAGCAGAGCGCGCCAGTGAAACGGGGGCAGGACGCAACACCGAACGCGAAGTTCTACAACGTAGCCACAACCGCCGAGCAGCAGCCGATGGCACCGAGCAGCATCGGGTAGATGGACGACGCGCCGGTTATAATCGCGATAATGTTCGCTACACGGAGGGCCGACGTGGAGATACCCGCAGGGCACGCGATGCTGAGCGGGAAAAGCGCTTTGGACAAGCAGTGACCGATAATCGTCGCCCACGTGAGAAAAGGTAG
- the murD gene encoding UDP-N-acetylmuramoyl-L-alanine--D-glutamate ligase has protein sequence MTSTLKLPRVVLVAGGGVSGRGCAAILRELGTDVTVADGNAHTREELASALEVKTIDPADVDFSASDYDMVVTSPGWRPDSQLLQQAAAAHIEVIGDVELAWRLDRAEVFGPPRTWLVVTGTNGKTTTTGMLAAMMQANEAESGLRAAAAGNIGVSLFTALAAQPRVDILCVELSSFQLHWSNTLRPDVGTVLNLAEDHIDWHGSFEAYALDKAKALLGKVAVVGKDDPRVVDSAINIRPSGVVTSFSAGIPQDGGVGVINSEIVVGNPPQVLASAEGIEPAGIAGVLDACAAAAVAHAAGASAQAISAGLASYRVDAHRGEVVHKAAGIKFIDNSKATNPHAADAALAGLANVIWVAGGQLKGAEVDELIAAHHKQMKAVVLLGQDRDILARALKEHAPEIAVEVIEDTDGEEAMHQVVAAAIQHAGAGDTVLLAPAAASLDMYSGMSERGDLFAHFAKTLSQREEL, from the coding sequence ATGACTTCCACACTGAAGCTGCCACGAGTCGTCTTGGTCGCCGGTGGTGGGGTATCTGGGCGCGGATGTGCCGCTATCCTGCGTGAACTCGGCACAGATGTGACCGTAGCTGATGGCAATGCACACACCCGTGAGGAACTAGCTTCCGCACTCGAGGTCAAGACCATTGATCCAGCAGATGTGGACTTTTCCGCATCAGACTATGACATGGTGGTGACTTCTCCTGGCTGGCGTCCTGATTCGCAGCTTCTCCAACAAGCAGCCGCGGCACACATTGAAGTTATTGGCGATGTCGAACTAGCTTGGCGCCTTGACCGCGCTGAAGTCTTTGGGCCCCCACGCACATGGCTGGTAGTTACTGGCACTAATGGCAAGACCACTACCACCGGCATGCTGGCTGCGATGATGCAGGCCAATGAAGCAGAGTCCGGTCTGCGCGCCGCAGCTGCCGGCAATATTGGTGTATCCCTATTTACTGCGCTAGCAGCGCAGCCGCGGGTAGATATTTTGTGCGTCGAGCTATCTTCTTTCCAGCTGCACTGGTCTAATACTTTGCGCCCTGATGTGGGCACCGTGTTGAACCTGGCGGAAGACCACATTGATTGGCACGGCAGCTTCGAGGCTTATGCCCTGGATAAGGCCAAGGCATTGTTAGGCAAGGTTGCCGTTGTCGGCAAGGATGATCCGCGCGTGGTGGACTCTGCAATCAATATTCGCCCGAGTGGGGTAGTCACCAGCTTTAGTGCAGGTATACCGCAAGATGGCGGGGTAGGAGTAATCAACTCCGAAATCGTGGTGGGCAACCCACCGCAGGTTTTAGCTAGCGCCGAAGGAATCGAACCGGCGGGTATAGCTGGTGTTTTAGACGCGTGTGCTGCTGCAGCTGTTGCGCATGCGGCTGGCGCTAGTGCGCAGGCGATTAGCGCGGGCCTAGCTTCTTATCGTGTGGATGCCCACCGCGGGGAAGTAGTGCATAAAGCAGCTGGCATTAAGTTTATTGATAATTCCAAAGCCACCAACCCGCATGCTGCCGATGCAGCTTTAGCAGGGCTAGCCAATGTCATTTGGGTAGCCGGTGGACAGCTGAAGGGCGCTGAGGTCGATGAGCTTATAGCCGCGCATCATAAACAAATGAAAGCCGTGGTACTGCTTGGCCAAGACCGCGACATCCTAGCCCGCGCTTTGAAAGAACACGCGCCAGAAATTGCCGTTGAGGTCATTGAAGACACCGATGGTGAGGAAGCCATGCACCAGGTTGTGGCTGCTGCTATCCAACACGCCGGGGCTGGAGATACCGTGCTTTTGGCACCAGCTGCGGCATCGTTGGATATGTATTCCGGAATGAGCGAACGTGGCGACCTTTTTGCCCACTTTGCAAAAACCCTTTCTCAACGCGAGGAGCTTTAA
- the murG gene encoding undecaprenyldiphospho-muramoylpentapeptide beta-N-acetylglucosaminyltransferase produces the protein MNNAELSVVIAGGGTAGHIEPALAVGEALKTYHGARITALGTKKGLEGEIVPARGVDLRMILPVPIPRKPSVDLVKLPYRLIKAVLQTRAVLKDVNAQAVFGTGGYVAAPAYIAAKTKGLPFYIHETNALAGMANKLGVKLGGVGFNAAANSGMPGDVVGVPIRAEIGKDPDGAAAARGRQQWGFDDSKQVLLITGGSQGAASINAAVKAALPELVEHVQVLHAYGPRNEAPQAQDGYVPVPYIEDMAAALAVADLTVCRSGAMTVAEITAAGLPAIYVPLPHGNGEQALNSQHVVEAGGAIMIKDSDLTGQRLVEEVVAIADNPQRREEMVAAAQDSGAGDVSKMLADRIAADVRKEQEKESN, from the coding sequence ATGAACAACGCTGAATTATCGGTCGTTATTGCAGGTGGGGGCACTGCTGGCCACATTGAACCAGCCCTTGCAGTAGGCGAAGCATTAAAGACCTACCATGGTGCACGCATTACTGCGCTGGGAACTAAGAAGGGGCTAGAAGGGGAGATCGTCCCCGCCCGTGGTGTTGACCTGCGCATGATCTTGCCAGTGCCAATTCCGCGCAAGCCCAGCGTGGACCTTGTAAAACTGCCATATCGTCTTATCAAAGCGGTGCTGCAAACCCGCGCGGTGTTAAAAGATGTCAACGCGCAAGCAGTATTTGGCACTGGTGGTTACGTTGCAGCGCCTGCTTATATCGCGGCAAAGACCAAGGGATTGCCATTCTATATCCACGAAACCAATGCACTAGCAGGCATGGCAAATAAGTTAGGCGTCAAACTAGGTGGCGTTGGTTTTAACGCTGCGGCCAATTCCGGCATGCCGGGTGATGTCGTCGGCGTTCCTATTCGCGCCGAAATCGGAAAAGACCCAGACGGTGCAGCCGCTGCGCGCGGCCGGCAACAGTGGGGTTTTGATGACTCCAAACAGGTGCTGTTGATTACCGGTGGCTCCCAAGGTGCTGCCTCAATTAACGCAGCGGTGAAAGCAGCATTGCCCGAACTTGTTGAACATGTTCAGGTTCTCCACGCTTATGGCCCGCGTAATGAAGCACCACAGGCCCAAGATGGCTATGTTCCGGTTCCATATATCGAAGATATGGCTGCGGCCTTAGCGGTTGCTGACCTGACTGTGTGCCGCTCCGGTGCGATGACGGTAGCGGAGATTACCGCTGCCGGATTACCTGCAATCTATGTTCCACTGCCGCACGGCAATGGGGAACAGGCGCTTAACTCCCAACATGTGGTTGAAGCGGGTGGCGCCATTATGATTAAAGATTCTGATCTGACCGGGCAAAGGTTGGTTGAAGAAGTAGTAGCTATCGCAGATAACCCTCAACGGCGCGAGGAGATGGTCGCTGCTGCACAAGACAGTGGCGCCGGAGATGTATCCAAAATGCTTGCGGATCGTATTGCTGCTGATGTTAGAAAAGAACAAGAAAAGGAATCCAACTAG
- the mraY gene encoding phospho-N-acetylmuramoyl-pentapeptide-transferase, with protein sequence MIQIMASGVISFLVAIFFTPWLIRYFSNAGKGQEIREDGPKSHLRKRGTPTMGGLAILAGIVIAYLAVNTYGSITGTGGFTVSGILVLGLTLGLGALGFADDFIKLFKARNLGLNKTAKIVGQLALALAFGLLVLQFEDSNGLTPATAHMSFVRDIPTFNIAVGPTIIGIIIFLVFMFILIAAWSNAVNLTDGLDGLAAGSTAFVMGAYTIITFWQFRNSCEVGFVAGCYQVRDPLDLAILAAAGLGGSLGFLWWNAAPAKIFMGDTGSLALGGLVAGLSVATRTELLMIIIGALFVVEAASVVIQVFVFKTTGKRFFRMAPIHHHFENGGWPETAVVIRFWLLAGMAAITGVGIFYGEWLLTTGASIL encoded by the coding sequence ATGATTCAGATAATGGCCTCCGGCGTCATCAGCTTCCTTGTGGCGATCTTCTTTACGCCATGGCTGATCCGCTATTTCTCCAACGCCGGTAAAGGCCAAGAGATTCGTGAGGATGGACCGAAGTCGCACCTGCGCAAGCGCGGTACGCCGACGATGGGTGGTCTGGCCATTTTGGCCGGCATTGTTATTGCTTACTTAGCGGTAAATACCTATGGCTCCATCACCGGAACCGGTGGCTTCACGGTCTCAGGAATCTTGGTTCTAGGCTTGACTTTAGGGCTCGGCGCCTTGGGCTTTGCTGATGACTTCATCAAACTGTTCAAAGCCCGCAACCTCGGGTTGAATAAGACCGCAAAGATTGTTGGCCAGCTCGCTCTAGCTTTGGCCTTTGGTCTCTTGGTGCTGCAATTTGAAGATAGCAATGGCCTAACACCTGCGACGGCTCACATGTCTTTTGTGCGCGATATTCCGACCTTTAATATCGCCGTCGGCCCAACCATTATCGGAATCATCATCTTCCTGGTGTTCATGTTTATTCTGATCGCCGCGTGGTCGAACGCCGTCAACCTGACCGATGGTCTTGACGGCCTGGCTGCGGGTTCTACTGCCTTTGTGATGGGCGCGTACACCATCATTACTTTCTGGCAGTTCCGTAACTCCTGTGAAGTCGGCTTCGTTGCCGGCTGTTACCAGGTGCGCGATCCTTTGGACTTGGCCATTTTGGCGGCTGCCGGTCTCGGTGGTTCCTTGGGCTTTTTGTGGTGGAATGCTGCACCGGCAAAAATCTTCATGGGCGACACCGGTTCCTTGGCACTCGGTGGCCTGGTTGCGGGTCTATCCGTTGCTACTCGCACGGAACTGCTGATGATCATCATTGGCGCACTCTTCGTTGTTGAAGCAGCCTCGGTTGTTATCCAAGTCTTTGTCTTCAAGACCACCGGAAAGCGCTTCTTCCGCATGGCGCCAATTCACCACCACTTCGAAAATGGCGGCTGGCCAGAAACCGCAGTGGTTATCCGTTTCTGGCTGCTCGCTGGCATGGCCGCTATCACCGGCGTAGGAATTTTCTACGGTGAATGGCTCCTGACAACTGGCGCAAGCATCCTTTAA
- a CDS encoding peptidoglycan D,D-transpeptidase FtsI family protein has product MMTKRLNLVITILVIVTVVLVGRLAWVQIVWGPDLSARAEAQRTRVYVEPARRGEVVDRDGQRIAYTMAARSLTVSPTRLRDELREQEEIEARNEGELAEKSEQETNEFLDDRVTTRLEEMAEGIPKAIKEAGASTSDVDSDQIMDKLRADTQYEVLVRNVDPDIAVEIANTYHGVAADHQDIRQYPNGAIAENIVGKVSMDGQGQFGFEASGDSLLTGIDGRSTEDVSTDGQLIPGTVRDEVEAIDGSDVKLTLDLDLQTYVQQKLEQAVDNSRAKMGEAVVLDAVTGEVLSMANTGTIDPNKDIEAQLEEGKDFENRSISHPYEPGSVAKVVTAAAAIEEGVTTPEEVHQVPGSIDIAGVNVADAWQHGVEPYTTAGIFGKSSNVGTLQIAQRLGEEKFAEYLEKFGLGKTTDIELPNESSGLLPALEQWSGGTFANLPIGQGMSWTTLQMASVYQALANDGELIQPRIIDSITDADGKEVPQDDPGTTQVVSPETAKTVVDMFRSTFQDDPAYVQTGTAMGNEIEGYQLSGKTGTAQKVDPDTGAYSQSAYWITFAGIAPADDPRFVVAIMLDEPETGTNADGSGGQSAAPLFSDIAAWLLNRDNIPTSPEGKRWVMTQY; this is encoded by the coding sequence ATGATGACTAAGCGCCTGAACTTAGTTATCACCATCTTGGTTATTGTGACCGTAGTGTTGGTAGGGCGTTTGGCATGGGTACAAATTGTCTGGGGGCCAGACTTATCTGCCCGTGCAGAAGCACAGCGCACCCGCGTTTATGTGGAACCCGCACGCAGGGGAGAAGTAGTCGACCGTGATGGTCAGCGCATTGCGTACACCATGGCTGCACGCTCGTTGACAGTATCTCCAACGCGCTTGCGTGATGAATTGCGCGAGCAAGAAGAGATTGAAGCTCGCAATGAAGGTGAGCTGGCGGAAAAGAGCGAACAGGAAACTAATGAATTTCTCGACGACCGGGTTACTACGCGCTTAGAAGAAATGGCTGAGGGAATCCCGAAGGCTATTAAAGAAGCAGGCGCGTCAACCTCTGATGTTGACTCCGACCAGATCATGGATAAATTGCGCGCGGATACGCAATATGAGGTGCTGGTGCGCAATGTCGATCCAGATATTGCTGTAGAAATCGCCAATACCTACCATGGCGTGGCTGCTGACCACCAAGATATCCGTCAATACCCTAATGGTGCGATTGCAGAAAATATCGTGGGCAAGGTGTCCATGGACGGCCAAGGCCAGTTCGGCTTTGAAGCTTCTGGCGATTCGCTGTTGACCGGTATTGATGGCCGTTCCACTGAAGATGTCTCAACCGACGGACAGCTGATTCCAGGTACGGTGCGCGATGAAGTTGAAGCAATCGATGGCTCCGATGTGAAACTGACGTTAGATCTGGACTTGCAAACCTATGTTCAGCAAAAGCTAGAGCAGGCTGTGGACAATTCCCGCGCCAAAATGGGTGAAGCAGTTGTATTAGATGCGGTTACAGGTGAAGTGTTATCGATGGCTAATACCGGAACCATCGATCCGAATAAGGATATTGAAGCCCAGCTTGAAGAAGGCAAGGACTTTGAAAACCGTTCCATTTCGCACCCTTATGAGCCAGGTTCTGTCGCGAAGGTAGTTACTGCTGCGGCCGCGATTGAAGAAGGTGTGACCACGCCGGAGGAAGTCCACCAGGTTCCAGGCTCCATCGATATCGCAGGAGTTAATGTTGCCGATGCGTGGCAACACGGGGTGGAGCCGTACACCACCGCGGGTATCTTTGGTAAGTCGTCCAACGTAGGTACGCTGCAGATTGCGCAGCGCCTGGGCGAGGAGAAGTTCGCTGAGTACCTTGAGAAATTCGGGTTGGGTAAAACCACTGATATCGAATTACCGAATGAATCATCTGGTCTTCTGCCTGCATTAGAACAGTGGTCCGGTGGTACCTTTGCCAACCTTCCAATTGGCCAGGGTATGTCGTGGACGACCTTGCAGATGGCGAGTGTCTATCAGGCTTTGGCGAATGATGGCGAGCTCATTCAGCCACGTATCATCGACTCGATTACGGATGCCGATGGCAAGGAAGTCCCGCAGGATGATCCAGGTACCACGCAGGTGGTATCGCCTGAAACTGCGAAGACCGTGGTGGATATGTTCCGCTCGACGTTCCAGGATGACCCAGCTTATGTGCAAACTGGTACGGCTATGGGCAATGAGATCGAGGGGTATCAGCTTTCCGGTAAGACCGGTACCGCGCAAAAGGTAGACCCAGATACGGGTGCGTATTCGCAAAGTGCGTATTGGATTACTTTCGCAGGCATTGCGCCTGCCGATGACCCCCGGTTTGTCGTTGCCATCATGTTAGATGAGCCCGAAACCGGCACCAATGCCGATGGCTCAGGCGGGCAATCTGCAGCGCCGCTCTTTAGCGACATTGCCGCGTGGTTGCTCAACCGCGACAACATCCCGACGTCACCAGAAGGAAAGCGTTGGGTCATGACGCAGTACTAA
- a CDS encoding UDP-N-acetylmuramoyl-tripeptide--D-alanyl-D-alanine ligase has translation MIDLTVKEIAEIVGGRLDSVENPEALVTGFVEFDSRKVAPGGLFLCFPGAKVDGHDFAAKAVEQGAVAVLAARPVGVPAIVVEPTGRLEGDGANADIYANDLDGSAAAVVRALSDLAHFVTGKLTSEDGLSIIGVTGSAGKTSTKDLIATILRQDGETVAPPGSFNNEIGHPYTALRCDADTKYLVAELSARGIGHIKHLTDIATPRIGVVLNVGTAHLGEFGSRENIAQAKGELVEALPSAAEGGIAVLNADDSFVAAMASRTSAKVVTYSSANPPAAGADYYATDITLDNVARPSFTLHAPGAAPVSVTLQVFGVHQVSNSLAAAAAAIEAGLSVQSVADSLSGHRNASAHRMDVHTRADGVTIINDSYNANPDSMRAAIAALGYTTSGRPDARSIAVLGEMGELGDDAIEEHYQLGAELAKYDVHTLIVVGESVYGEAMAKAASERGINTMVSRDIDDAIWHIEEVLQTPPAGVEDWSSRELKDVVLVKASNAQRLWLVSERLLNGED, from the coding sequence ATGATTGACCTGACTGTGAAAGAGATCGCCGAGATTGTCGGCGGTCGCCTCGACAGTGTCGAAAACCCCGAGGCACTGGTTACCGGCTTTGTCGAATTTGATTCGCGCAAGGTAGCTCCCGGTGGATTATTCCTGTGTTTTCCAGGCGCTAAGGTTGACGGTCATGACTTTGCTGCCAAGGCGGTAGAGCAAGGCGCGGTGGCTGTATTAGCTGCTCGCCCCGTGGGCGTTCCAGCGATCGTTGTCGAACCAACTGGTCGGCTGGAAGGCGATGGCGCCAATGCTGATATCTATGCCAACGACTTAGATGGCTCAGCTGCAGCAGTAGTTCGGGCACTTTCAGACCTCGCGCACTTTGTCACTGGCAAGCTCACTAGCGAAGATGGTCTTAGCATCATCGGCGTAACTGGTTCTGCGGGTAAGACTTCCACGAAGGATCTGATCGCAACTATTTTGCGCCAAGATGGAGAAACCGTAGCTCCTCCGGGTTCATTCAATAATGAAATCGGGCATCCGTATACCGCGCTGCGCTGCGATGCAGACACGAAATATCTCGTGGCTGAACTATCAGCTCGCGGCATCGGCCACATCAAACACCTCACTGATATCGCAACCCCGCGAATCGGTGTGGTGCTCAACGTTGGTACCGCTCACCTTGGAGAATTTGGCTCGCGTGAAAACATCGCACAAGCCAAAGGCGAATTAGTTGAGGCATTGCCTTCGGCTGCCGAAGGTGGCATCGCGGTGTTAAACGCTGATGATTCATTCGTTGCAGCAATGGCTTCGCGCACCAGCGCCAAGGTTGTGACCTATTCTTCGGCGAATCCTCCAGCAGCAGGCGCGGATTACTATGCCACCGATATCACCTTGGATAATGTTGCACGTCCATCCTTTACTTTGCATGCGCCAGGTGCCGCACCGGTATCTGTGACATTGCAGGTCTTTGGTGTTCACCAGGTTTCCAATTCCCTCGCGGCTGCTGCAGCAGCTATTGAGGCGGGTTTGTCTGTGCAATCTGTGGCGGATTCTTTAAGTGGGCATCGAAACGCGTCTGCTCACCGCATGGATGTGCACACCCGCGCTGATGGAGTCACCATTATTAATGACTCCTACAACGCGAACCCGGATTCAATGCGCGCGGCGATTGCCGCACTGGGCTACACCACCTCTGGGCGGCCCGATGCGCGCTCTATCGCAGTACTCGGTGAGATGGGCGAGCTGGGCGATGACGCTATAGAAGAGCACTACCAACTCGGTGCGGAGTTAGCGAAATACGATGTCCATACCCTCATCGTGGTGGGTGAGAGCGTTTATGGCGAGGCAATGGCTAAAGCCGCATCCGAGCGCGGTATAAATACTATGGTTAGCCGGGATATCGATGACGCCATTTGGCACATCGAAGAAGTTCTTCAAACTCCGCCCGCTGGAGTCGAAGACTGGTCTTCACGCGAGTTGAAAGATGTAGTCCTGGTCAAAGCTTCGAATGCGCAACGATTGTGGCTGGTTTCTGAACGCCTACTTAACGGCGAAGATTAA
- a CDS encoding UDP-N-acetylmuramoyl-L-alanyl-D-glutamate--2,6-diaminopimelate ligase, whose protein sequence is MTTTLFKLAEIAGGEIIGDGETTVEAITLDSRRAEAEYLFAAVPGTRSHGATFAAATSAKAVLTDAAGVEILHRESAEDSFDRPIIVVENIRAVLGEISAEIYGHPTKKLTIFGVTGTSGKTTTTYLLETGLLAAGYSTGLIGTTGTRINRKPVETQLTTPEAPTLQDLFARMVAENVTHVVMEVSSHALELGRVQGVDFAVGGFTNLSQDHLDFHPTMEEYFAAKSKLFLGEEAARNAVVCINDEWGERLADLVDEENRPLTVVSTTGAIAHTGDEGGVAQADAMLRERTRELLVPGTVVAWQQAVQATGGQQVALEINPPENSEIIQAQVPRSFDFELPLPGDFNIANAGLAVGMASAAGIDLDTFIAALTQVAVPGRMQRIDEGQDFVAVVDYAHKPAAIEAVLDTLRSQLDSAGPNSLRRNDAERIGAGRIGVVVGAGGDRDSSKRGLMGAAAAKRADFVVVTDDNPRTEDPAPIRQAVMAGAIEAAEKAGRDVEFREIASRAEAIDEVVNWATSGDAVIVVGKGHEVGQLIGGTMHHFDDREELARALQSKRTAHLNTPITPEARDTAEDSDERQ, encoded by the coding sequence ATGACTACCACGCTTTTCAAGCTAGCGGAGATCGCAGGCGGTGAAATCATTGGTGATGGTGAGACAACCGTAGAAGCCATCACGTTGGATTCCCGCCGAGCAGAAGCGGAATACCTGTTCGCGGCCGTTCCGGGCACCCGTAGCCATGGTGCAACATTCGCAGCAGCAACATCGGCAAAAGCAGTGCTTACCGATGCCGCCGGCGTGGAAATCCTGCACCGTGAATCAGCGGAAGATTCTTTCGACCGTCCCATTATCGTGGTCGAGAATATTCGCGCGGTACTCGGAGAAATCTCAGCCGAGATTTATGGTCACCCGACCAAGAAGCTGACCATTTTCGGTGTTACTGGTACCTCGGGAAAGACCACGACAACATATCTTTTAGAAACTGGCCTTTTAGCCGCAGGCTATTCCACCGGCTTGATCGGTACGACCGGAACCCGGATTAACCGCAAGCCAGTTGAAACGCAGCTCACCACCCCTGAAGCACCAACGTTGCAGGACTTATTCGCACGCATGGTTGCAGAAAACGTCACCCACGTGGTGATGGAAGTGTCCTCACATGCACTGGAGCTAGGACGCGTGCAAGGTGTGGACTTTGCAGTGGGCGGGTTTACTAACCTGTCTCAAGACCACCTCGATTTCCACCCCACGATGGAAGAGTACTTCGCGGCGAAATCAAAGCTTTTCTTAGGCGAAGAGGCGGCACGCAATGCGGTGGTGTGCATTAATGATGAGTGGGGCGAGCGTCTAGCTGATCTAGTTGATGAAGAAAATCGGCCTTTAACCGTGGTCTCTACCACGGGGGCGATTGCCCATACCGGTGACGAGGGCGGCGTGGCCCAGGCTGATGCGATGCTGCGTGAGCGCACTCGGGAACTATTGGTTCCGGGCACAGTGGTGGCGTGGCAGCAGGCGGTACAAGCAACAGGGGGGCAGCAGGTAGCGCTGGAGATTAATCCACCGGAAAATAGTGAGATTATCCAGGCACAAGTCCCTCGTTCCTTTGATTTCGAGTTGCCGCTGCCGGGCGATTTCAACATCGCCAATGCAGGCCTTGCTGTAGGAATGGCGAGCGCTGCAGGTATTGACTTGGATACTTTCATCGCGGCTTTGACCCAGGTGGCAGTACCGGGCCGCATGCAGCGTATCGATGAAGGCCAGGACTTTGTAGCCGTTGTTGATTACGCGCACAAGCCAGCGGCTATCGAAGCAGTATTGGACACCTTGCGCTCGCAGCTCGATTCAGCAGGTCCCAACTCTTTACGGCGTAACGATGCGGAACGCATCGGCGCCGGACGTATTGGCGTGGTTGTCGGCGCCGGAGGAGACCGTGACTCCTCGAAGCGCGGATTGATGGGTGCTGCTGCCGCGAAACGCGCCGATTTCGTGGTGGTTACCGATGATAATCCACGCACCGAAGACCCAGCTCCGATCCGCCAAGCAGTTATGGCTGGAGCAATAGAAGCAGCTGAGAAGGCTGGGCGTGATGTAGAATTCCGCGAAATTGCATCGCGCGCTGAAGCCATTGATGAAGTAGTCAACTGGGCAACTTCCGGCGATGCTGTCATCGTGGTTGGCAAGGGCCACGAAGTAGGTCAGCTCATTGGCGGAACCATGCATCACTTCGATGATCGTGAAGAACTTGCTCGGGCATTACAATCAAAGCGGACAGCGCACCTTAATACTCCCATTACCCCAGAAGCTCGAGATACTGCCGAAGACTCCGATGAGAGGCAATAA